Proteins co-encoded in one Yamadazyma tenuis chromosome 1, complete sequence genomic window:
- the CAF16 gene encoding CCR4-NOT regulatory complex component (BUSCO:EOG09263X4B; EggNog:ENOG503NV4A; COG:Q) has protein sequence MGRYSALFSPSMTFAIETNHLSYKFPKATSYGIEDVTLQIPWGTTNLVVGPNGAGKSTLLRILAGKTLIKQGHLKLGGFDPFEFSIDRNAKRNSDINSYITYLGIEWASNPVVKREMPVNLLISSIGGDTYTDRRDELIRILDIDPEWLMSNISDGERRRVQLVIGLLKPWKLLLLDEVTVDLDVIARDNLLKFLKKEVSERQACVVYATHIYDGLNQAWCDRLIHFNKGSVKDDIAMDKIQFEDVQKLRVLNGGYTVPISRSFHPLVSHWLAEDLESRGSRAEDRDQMAKRHNDWSNKRDGSYFDGKDNDIASYFKSTRS, from the coding sequence ATGGGAAGATATTCCGCACtattttcaccatcaatgACTTTTGCAATTGAAACCAATCATTTATCGTACAAGTTCCCCAAGGCCACTAGCTACGGCATTGAGGATGTGACGCTTCAGATCCCGTGGGGCACAACGAACCTTGTGGTAGGCCCAAACGGAGCCGGGAAATCCACTCTTCTTCGGATCTTGGCAGGAAAAACCCTCATCAAGCAAGGACATTTGAAGCTTGGAGGGTTCGATCCCTTTGAATTTTCCATCGACCGAAATGCTAAGCGTAACAGCGACATCAACAGCTACATCACGTACCTTGGCATCGAGTGGGCTTCGAACCCAGTCGTCAAGCGGGAAATGCCtgtcaacttgttgatttcgtccATCGGAGGAGACACTTACACTGACCGTAGAGACGAGTTGATTCGGATTTTGGACATCGATCCCGAGTGGTTGATGTCCAACATTTCGGACGGAGAGAGAAGACGGGTTCAGCTTGTGATTGGGCTTTTGAAGCCGTGGAAATTGTTGCTTTTGGATGAAGTTACGGTGGATTTGGATGTCATTGCCCGAGACAACcttttgaagttcttgaagaaagaggtGAGTGAGCGCCAGGCGTGTGTGGTGTATGCCACACACATCTACGACGGGTTGAACCAGGCTTGGTGTGATCGGTTGATCCATTTCAACAAGGGGTCGGTAAAGGATGATATTGCTATGGACAAGATTCAGTTTGAGGATGTTCAAAAGTTGAGGGTTTTGAACGGGGGCTATACGGTACCCATTTCCAGATCGTTCCATCCGTTGGTGTCACACTGGTTGGCGGAAGATTTGGAGTCGAGGGGTTCCAGGGCTGAAGATAGGGACCAAATGGCGAAGAGGCATAATGACTGGCTGAATAAGCGAGACGGCAGCTACTTCGACGGGAAGGACAATGATATTGCGCTGTACTTCAAGTCCACCCGGTCATGA
- the GYP8 gene encoding GTPase-activating protein gyp8 (EggNog:ENOG503NYCP; COG:T; BUSCO:EOG092642UD), with product MIAVSEGYLDNPRRSPTIEERQLDSVDPVEVSVPAPSPARVDPPPEPRESLLFSGDPHNHTTTQTSIPRHPSDSNDSQQDWVSMDVDKFGKSFYTSETGPLNDQIKSLKTRTLYEYLNSCKHNEIIEYSRSTDGLVNNDIRRGAWPVLLGLVDWNEPGDTDARLVSSVDASMFLEDLSINDVPLHKDEEQVKLDIKRSFTILNHIKCSFASLPQTDSYSDEQISYLKKTLLNLVVKLLRKYPSLHYYQGFHDIASIILVVCYDPTRNKVDETRSFKLLEALTLNHLRDFMISDINLSLVHLKLIPTVLEIVDHRFFKLVKQLSNSYVASDGAYYDYSLYQGLSCILTLFSHDINDLGQLLMLWDFSLSYHSVLINIYIYVAALMFKRDEIFKALHIKDSDNNFANVDKDLLHNLLSSNSLFRDLTDSDMVKILNKAKHYYETYPIMNLSNSTFTYELWFKQYNKSSVLLTTSVPYRSSPDGSLANDPKVVQQYVETQDREMARLMVYNLETESKVFEDHQLEESTDFDTSLNNSLSSSMSSLHSSTASLNTKILKTSSMYFKKLLFSDSNDDSEGPPIKRNNVFKLTTLYKISLTVGFLGFLLHFLVTRQSHNVILKYFDMNLNSFKLSSVGGWLNRVGLGNVRNSLYGYSG from the coding sequence ATGATAGCAGTGAGCGAGGGATATTTGGATAACCCCAGACGCTCTCCCACAATAGAGGAGCGACAGCTCGACTCCGTGGACCCCGTCGAGGTGTCAGTGCCGGCCCCATCGCCGGCCCGTGTCGATCCACCCCCAGAACCTCGTGAATCCCTATTGTTTTCAGGGGACCCTCACAATCacaccaccacccaaaCATCTATCCCCCGTCACCCAAGTGACTCCAACGACTCCCAGCAGGATTGGGTGTCCATGGATGTCGACAAATTCGGCAAGTCGTTCTACACTTCCGAAACCGGGCCCTTGAACGACCAGATCAAACTGCTTAAAACCAGAACCCTTTACGAGTATCTCAACAGCTGCAAACACAACGAAATCATCGAGTATCTGCGGTCCACCGATGGCCTTGTCAACAACGACATCCGCCGTGGCGCTTGGCCGGTGTTGCTTGGCCTCGTAGACTGGAACGAGCCTGGGGACACTGATGCCCGTCTTGTGAGCCTGGTGGACGCTTCCATGTTTCTTGAGGACCTTAGTATCAATGATGTTCCGCTCCACAAAGACGAGGAGCaggtcaagttggacaTCAAGCGGTCGTTCACGATCTTGAACCACATCAAGTGCTCTTTTGCGTCGCTTCCCCAGACCGACTCCTACTCCGATGAGCAGATCAGCTATCTCAAGAAGACCCTCCTCAACCTCGtggtcaagttgttgagaaaGTACCCGCTGTTGCACTATTACCAAGGGTTCCACGACATCGCCAGTATcatcttggtggtgtgCTACGACCCGACTCGAAACAAGGTCGATGAGACCCGCAGTTTCAAGCTCTTGGAGGCTTTGACCTTAAACCATTTGAGAGACTTCATGATCTCCgacatcaacttgtcgCTTGTGcacttgaagttgattccCACGGTGTTGGAAATCGTGGATCACcggttcttcaagttggtgaaacAATTGAGTAATAGCTATGTAGCTTCAGATGGAGCTTACTACGACTATAGTCTCTACCAGGGCTTGTCATGTATCTTGACGTTGTTCAGCCATGATATCAACGACTTGGGCCAGCTCTTGATGCTTTGGGACTTTTCCTTGAGTTACCACTCGGTGCTCATCAACATCTACATTTACGTTGCAGCTTTGATGTTCAAGCGAGACGAAATCTTCAAGGCTCTTCACATCAAGGACTCCGACAACAACTTTGCCAACGTTGACAAGGATTTGCTCCATAATCTTTTGTCTTCCAACAGTTTGTTCCGAGACCTTACAGACTCTGATATGGTGAAAATTTTGAACAAAGCCAAACACTACTACGAGACTTACCCAATTATGAACCTCAGCAATAGCACCTTCACGTATGAGTTGTGGTTCAAACAGTATAATAAGAGCTCGGTTTTGCTAACGACTTCAGTTCCTTATCGGTCCAGTCCTGACGGCTCTTTGGCCAATGACCCcaaagttgttcaacagTACGTTGAGACCCAGGACAGAGAGATGGCGAGACTTATGGTGTATAACTTGGAAACCGAGAGcaaggtgtttgaagacCACCAATTAGAGGAGCTGACGGACTTTGACACTTCGCTCAATAATTCgttatcatcttcaatgtcaTCACTTCACTCATCCACCGCCTCTTTGAACACCAAGATCCTCAAGACTTCGTCGatgtacttcaagaagcttttATTTTCAGACTCCAATGATGATAGTGAAGGGCCTCCTATCAAGAGAAAcaatgtcttcaagttgacgaCCCTTTATAAGATTAGTTTGACGGTGGGGTTCTTGGGGTTCTTgcttcattttcttgtCACCCGACAGAGCCATAACGTGATCCTCAAATACTTTGatatgaacttgaactcgttcAAGCTTTCGAGTGTGGGCGGCTGGCTTAACCGGGTGGGACTAGGAAATGTCCGAAACTCTCTTTATGGGTACCTGGGGTGA
- the SAM4 gene encoding AdoMet-homocysteine methyltransferase (COG:E; EggNog:ENOG503NW28) — MYVLDGALGIELDKLTPIRGTPLWAGHAVEESPDIVRQVHSRYIQAGCDIVSTATYQMSYQALRQTDHDDAGTTAAWKAAVDVVVQARDGAGVDRKILIAGTIGPYGCFVNDGSEYTGNYTDSPTAEWLAAHHRPLVEFLEKNGDVDVIAFETVPSAVELEAIVALDVQKPYWVSLCVNSSMDLVACAAVLRRCNSSLVAVGVNCVEYSKVSGYLEALSAVGVPLIAYPNYGYIYSQEDGYADLSDLGAWETAVAEWMKFDMWAIGGCCGTGAEEVSVVREAASRCQSAGFTPGIV; from the coding sequence ATGTACGTTCTTGATGGGGCACTTGGAATTGAGCTCGACAAGCTTACGCCCATCCGTGGCACCCCTTTGTGGGCTGGTCACGCCGTGGAAGAATCTCCTGACATTGTGCGCCAGGTCCATTCTCGGTATATCCAGGCTGGTTGTGATATAGTGTCGACTGCAACATATCAGATGTCGTACCAGGCCTTGAGGCAGACCGACCACGACGACGCCGGGACCACTGCTGCATGGAAGGCCGCGGTGGACGTGGTGGTACAGGCTCGAGACGGTGCTGGTGTTGACCGAAAAATACTTATTGCTGGTACCATTGGACCGTACGGATGTTTTGTGAACGATGGGTCGGAGTATACCGGGAACTACACTGATAGCCCCACAGCAGAGTGGTTGGCAGCGCACCACCGGCCGCTTGTGGAGTTTCTCGAGAAAAATGGCGACGTGGACGTGATCGCATTCGAGACGGTCCCGTCCGCGGTGGAGCTTGAGGCGATTGTGGCCCTAGACGTGCAGAAGCCGTACTGGGTGAGTTTATGTGTCAACAGCTCCATGGACCTTGTGGCGTGCGCGGCGGTGTTGCGGCGGTGCAACTCATCCCTTGTGGCGGTGGGGGTCAATTGCGTTGAGTACTCCAAGGTGTCGGGGTATTTAGAAGCACTATCGGCAGTAGGAGTGCCATTAATAGCATATCCGAACTATGGGTACATCTACTCCCAAGAAGACGGGTATGCGGATCTATCTGATTTGGGGGCATGGGAGACAGCGGTAGCGGAGTGGATGAAGTTCGATATGTGGGCCATAGGCGGATGCTGTGGAACCGGAGCAGAAGAGGTGCTGGTTGTGCGTGAAGCGGCACTGCGTTGCCAACTGGCAGGATTCACCCCCGGAATTGTATAA
- the ndk1 gene encoding nucleoside diphosphate kinase Ndk1 (EggNog:ENOG503P274; BUSCO:EOG09264YKY; COG:F) encodes MSDERTFIAIKPDGVQRGLISSIIGRFENRGFKLVGIKLVQPTESLLRTHYDDLQSKPFFPSLLSYMLSGPILATVWEGKDVVKQGRVILGATNPLASAPGTIRGDFAIDMGRNVCHGSDSVESAKKEIDLWFKKDELVEYKHALLSWIYE; translated from the coding sequence ATGTCTGACGAAAGAACTTTCATTGCCATCAAGCCAGATGGTGTCCAAAGAGGATTGATCTCCTCCATCATCGGTAGATTCGAAAACAGAggcttcaagttggttGGAATCAAATTGGTCCAACCCACCGAATCCTTGTTGAGAACTCACTACGACGACTTGCAATCAAAGCCATTTTTCCCATCTTTGTTGTCCTACATGTTGTCTGGCCCCATCTTGGCCACTGTCTGGGAAGGTAAAGACGTTGTCAAGCAGGGAAGAGTCATCTTGGGTGCCACCAACCCATTGGCTTCTGCTCCTGGTACCATTAGAGGAGACTTTGCCATTGACATGGGAAGAAACGTGTGCCACGGTTCCGACTCTGTTGAGAGCGCCAAGAAGGAAATTGACTTGTGGTTCAAGAAGGATGAGTTGGTTGAATACAAGCACGCCTTGCTTTCTTGGATCTACGAGTAG
- the cbc1 gene encoding Nuclear cap-binding protein subunit 1 (COG:A; EggNog:ENOG503NXEG; BUSCO:EOG09260PI1), whose amino-acid sequence MEQDRKRQREDDDGYGDEHVRPEFDSKRARDDPTNELISNVCKDIRRIGETANLHNQVDDMSYISNPIVVEFEKIDRLRSAVLSILHAIVVEQPQKISSLAALVIICNAKNFLVPKYVIEFFHTKLQEYVAIKSGTDNFNHIKNILKFLCSLSPIIEEGALFNLLSQFINLSIELGSDAPLGRAIHYNTLMAVPYLLSWDESQAEDVEKLVSAAGGFAHGDASDFSLYSHFNNKNNGVEVPYRPRAIVELVYPALLEAQKTGFASIRDLFINYKELVDPVVNDALQANKISNELVKHKLPQVSVNTETLSSYNPSSESLSIDSLWFKGPRLTFELYSHTTKDFPTLPEISSYAGLFFRDICTDLITNLSFNKGEASIQLSILDLYFNRSLFCPPGSSVDTLVAINNDNISRENVPPLSTWKVEDVAVESLLSLIFLTPTPPNLEIYYHSVLISCCKESPEAIAPVFGRAIRFLYSHVESLDFETRIKFMDWMTIQISNFDFSWKWDEWVSDSQALSASRFHPKKNFIRNLITKELKLSNKKKIKESFVTMDPETGDVVELDEFFKYLDLCLFDNDTKHIINYDTDIYGGDDAAKEIIAKSIYEKKETFTVTTSPQTEMFFVFGNDQLPYHHVCDKFHKFLLSNSKSKREFAEMIEELKSDITSDTINKSKFIINLVLQTYCSIGSRSIYSTISILTRDLVKLKWLTGNTLSEEDYVGNSEDYKFPELSLQNEHEQTAELQNYVVDAVFRIWIYRPQFIFLILEYLVDVKLLDFEVFVGRCFDLEHNLVVDRIDCFEALARLLAASSKAHDLARITVVTSKIIENLGQVLDKLEVSDDAIVPIDNYTAETAAKNDLQWLYYDYLDLFKWVARKYGTSTETETLVDLVKNSSLKADLTSLSAQRLQ is encoded by the coding sequence ATGGAACAAGACAGAAAGAGACAAAGAGAAGACGATGACGGCTACGGCGATGAGCATGTCCGCCCCGAGTTCGACTCCAAACGTGCACGTGACGACCCCACCAACGAGCTTATCAGCAATGTCTGCAAGGATATCCGTCGTATTGGCGAGACTGCCAACTTACACAACCAAGTGGACGACATGTCGTACATCTCCAACCCCATCGTGGtggagtttgaaaaaatcgACCGCCTTCGGTCGGCGGTGCTTTCCATTCTCCACGCCATCGTGGTGGAACAACCACAGAAAATTTCCAGCTTGGCAGCCCTTGTGATCATCTGCAATGCCAAAAACTTTTTGGTTCCAAAATATGTCATTGAATTTTTCCATACCAAGCTCCAGGAGTATGTGGCCATCAAGTCGGGCACcgacaacttcaaccacatcaagaacattCTCAAGTTTTTGTGCAGTTTGTCGCCGATTATCGAAGAAGGGGCCTTGTTCAATCTCTTGCTGCAATTCATAAATTTATCAATTGAATTGGGCAGTGACGCTCCGCTCGGAAGGGCCATCCACTATAACACATTGATGGCAGTGCCGTACTTGTTGAGCTGGGATGAGTCGCAGGCCGAGGACGTCGAGAAATTGGTGTCTGCTGCCGGTGGGTTTGCGCATGGCGATGCTTCGGACTTCAGTCTCTATTCCcatttcaacaacaagaacaacgGGGTGGAAGTGCCATACCGCCCCAGGGCCATTGTGGAACTTGTGTATCCTGCTCTTTTGGAGGCTCAAAAGACGGGGTTTGCTTCTATTAGAGatcttttcatcaactaTAAGGAGCTTGTCGACCCTGTCGTCAATGACGCCCTCCAAGCAAACAAGATCtccaacgagttggtgaagcACAAACTTCCCCAGGTGTCGGTCAACACCGAAACCCTCTCCAGCTATAACCCATCATCGGAGTCACTTTCAATTGACCTGCTTTGGTTCAAAGGTCCTCGTCTTACGTTCGAACTCTACTCccacaccaccaaagactTCCCTACGTTGCCGGAAATCTCGTCGTATGCCGGCTTGTTCTTTAGAGATATCTGTACCGAcctcatcaccaacttgtcgtTCAACAAGGGTGAGGCCTCCATCCAGTTGTCCatcttggacttgtacTTCAACCGACTGTTGTTCTGTCCACCGGGTAGCTCTGTCGATACCCTTGTGGCAATCAACAACGACAACATCTCAAGAGAAAACGTTCCGCCGCTTTCGACGTGGAAAGTTGAAGACGTGGCGGTGGAAAGTCTCTTGTCGCTCATCTTCCTtactccaactccacccaacttggaaatatACTACCACTCGGTGCTTATTTCCTGTTGTAAGGAGAGTCCTGAGGCCATTGCCCCGGTGTTTGGAAGAGCCATTCGGTTTCTTTACAGCCATGTGGAGTCgcttgactttgaaactAGAATCAAATTTATGGACTGGATGACGATCCAGATCTCGAACTTCGACTTTAGCTGGAAGTGGGACGAGTGGGTATCTGACTCCCAGGCGCTTTCAGCCTCTCGGTTCCAcccgaagaagaactttaTCCGGAACTTGATAACAAAGGAACTCAAGTTGtcaaacaagaagaaaatcaaggaaAGTTTCGTCACCATGGACCCCGAAACGGGCGATGTGGTGGAATTGGACGAGTTTTTTaagtacttggacttgtgCCTTTTCGACAACGATACCAAGCACATCATCAACTACGACACAGACATTTATGGAGGTGATGATGCTGCCAAAGAGATCATTGCCAAGTCCATTTATGAGAAAAAGGAGACCTTCACCGTCACCACATCTCCACAGACCGAGATGTTCTTTGTATTTGGCAACGACCAATTGCCCTATCACCATGTATGTGACAAGTTccacaagtttttgttATCCAACAGTAAGTCCAAGCGGGAATTTGCTGAAATGATCGAGGAGCTCAAGTCCGACATCACCAGCGACACTATAAACAAGCTgaagttcatcatcaacctTGTGTTGCAGACGTACTGTTCGATTGGCTCTAGATCCATCTACTCCACTATTAGTATCTTAACCCGTGACTTGGTCAAGCTCAAGTGGCTCACCGGTAATACTTTGCTGGAAGAAGACTACGTGGGCAATTCGGAAGACTACAAATTCCCCGAGTTGTCGCTCCAAAATGAGCACGAACAAACGGCTGAGCTCCAAAACTATGTGGTGGATGCCGTGTTCAGAATATGGATTTACCGTCCTCAGTTcatctttttgattttggagtaTTTGGTCgatgtcaagttgttggacttCGAGGTATTTGTCGGCAGATGCTTTGATCTCGAGCATAACTTGGTGGTTGACCGGATCGACTGTTTCGAAGCGTTGGCCCGGTTGTTGGCTGCGAGTTCCAAAGCCCACGACCTTGCCAGAATCACCGTTGTGACctccaaaatcatcgaGAACTTGGGCCAGGTACTTGACAAACTCGAAGTCTCCGACGATGCTATCGTGCCCATTGATAATTACACTGCAGAAacggctgcgaaaaacGACTTACAGTGGCTTTATTACGATTATCTcgatttgttcaagtggGTTGCAAGAAAGTACGGCACCAGCACCGAGACCGAAACACTTGTGGATCTCGTCAAGAATCTGTCGTTGAAGGCTGACTTGACATCGTTGTCGGCCCAGCGTTTGCAGTAG
- a CDS encoding uncharacterized protein (EggNog:ENOG503NY5G; COG:S), with amino-acid sequence MHHMHGVPILQTNLQPLEKQFWDAYNATSYLSVETGNKSAFFTYLATMGLAFVFATPLIMVMKNVQGVTPGYVTALVANTAVVLVGLFNYKLFMSSVPDLYPGNIFGVFNGIYFVTMIAQCIVAVIAAVHARRTAGASYESIDSDVDSLSSPSPTLYDLSRNQSPSSFELDSYPVNSEPHHDLEANDLTVHLNLLKKRPFPALFAKLNDNPWVVRSGAAATTANSVLAWFNFLFFLVYVPTAIAVFGCFGQGNKVFNLLAHFIKGGVFFILGLVTIARYCGAWSHKGWAWNHKLVRERDLRSRWVRLSPKGLITMEWIESFLVFFYGSTNVFLEHLANPGGEWSAKDLEHASIAFIFIGCGLCGLITEAKLSNWRHQYANFDDNKTVIKASPGFSPNPFPILCIFWTGTLMSQHQQASELSTAIHAQWGSLLAYGTFFRFVTYVMTMVLPRPRDLSKPTQPITEIIAGFCLLAGGVIFMESCDPVILALEWRGYGAMFTLNVCLGLVFLLMAWIMSVFQFKTWLQRRAH; translated from the coding sequence ATGCATCATATGCACGGAGTGCCCATCCTCCAAACCAACTTACAGCCACTCGAGAAACAATTCTGGGACGCGTACAATGCCACGAGCTACTTGTCGGTGGAAACTGGTAATAAGTCTGCATTCTTCACATATCTTGCCACAATGGGGCTTGCGTTTGTGTTCGCAACTCCATTGATAATGGTAATGAAGAATGTACAAGGCGTGACGCCTGGTTATGTGACGGCACTTGTGGCTAACACGGCGGTAGTATTGGTGGGACTTTTTAACTACAAATTGTTCATGTCATCGGTGCCCGATTTGTACCCAGGAAACATTTTTGGTGTGTTCAACGGAATATATTTTGTGACTATGATAGCCCAGTGCATTGTGGCAGTGATAGCAGCAGTGCACGCTCGCCGTACCGCTGGTGCAAGCTACGAGTCAATTGACCTGGACGTTGACTCGCTCTCGTCTCCATCCCCCACCTTGTATGACCTTCTGCGCAACCAGAGTCCTCTGTCATTCGAATTGGACTCATACCCTGTCAACAGTGAACCCCATCATGATCTCGAGGCCAATGATCTCACGGTGCACCTTAATTTACTCAAAAAACGGCCTTTTCCTGCGCTTTTCGCCAAATTGAACGATAACCCATGGGTGGTTCGGTCGGGCGCCGCTGCTACTACTGCCAACTCCGTATTGGCatggttcaacttcttgttcttcttggtgtACGTCCCTACAGCGATCGCGGTGTTTGGGTGTTTTGGTCAAGGAAACAAGGTGTTCAACTTACTCGCACATTTCATCAAAGGAGGCGTGTTTTTCATATTGGGCTTGGTCACAATCGCCCGGTACTGTGGGGCCTGGAGCCATAAGGGATGGGCTTGGAACCACAAACTCGTGCGCGAGCGGGACCTCAGAAGTCGGTGGGTGCGTTTGCTGCCAAAAGGTCTCATCACCATGGAATGGATCGAGAGCTTCTTGGTTTTTTTCTACGGTTCCACTAACGTGTTCTTGGAACACTTGGCCAATCCTGGCGGCGAGTGGAGTGCTAAGGACTTGGAGCACGCGTCGATTGctttcattttcattggATGCGGATTGTGTGGTTTGATCACTGAAGCAAAGTTAAGTAACTGGCGTCATCAATATGCCAACTTTGACGACAATAAGACTGTCATCAAGGCTCTGCCAGGCTTCTCCCCCAACCCATTCCCCATCTTGTGCATTTTCTGGACCGGAACTTTGATGTCTCAACACCAGCAGGCGTCGGAGTTGTCCACCGCGATCCACGCGCAATGGGGCTCACTTTTAGCTTATGGCACTTTTTTTAGATTTGTCACCTACGTGATGACAATGGTTCTCCCCCGCCCTCGGGACTTGTCCAAGCCCACTCAACCCATCACCGAGATCATAGCAGGTTTCTGCTTATTGGCTGGGGGAGTTATTTTCATGGAGAGTTGTGATCCCGTCATTTTAGCGTTGGAATGGAGAGGCTACGGCGCCATGTTCACTTTGAACGTTtgtttggggttggtgtttttgttaATGGCGTGGATCATGCTGGTGTTCCAATTCAAGACGTGGCTACAAAGAAGAGCCCATTAA
- the SPT8 gene encoding Transcription factor spt8 (COG:S; BUSCO:EOG092614UB; EggNog:ENOG503NUEF) — protein MSMEDDLFNVPDNDDDMNDDDDEELDNDNEDNRVDNQGDDNSDNDNENEDDDEDEDDEEDEDDDDEDDDDDDDNDNDQANDDDANDDADDSKFVDAQENHDSPSKTSTAPEKTSPEVDDADNADEDSEVSSDDDADVDAMAVDSDIPVRQALIQKAQQTYDLEIIPSVAMPHASQCHAVAFTDGPKWIITGGEDGFIRKYDFIASIEGKSPLTMAQKHNLVDSVTKAGVICSYWENEQPMTKNELMVINPKVKTSDFTAGTISYEPKVNPVYALEVERNGYWCLSGVLSGGISLYTMRYNEGSLHHYFRHGVKKTAPSLAGGHNDAISCLKLNQSQDRLLSGSWDKTIREWDLQSGKCTTLFASSSGQISQIQFRPHGLSDLIVSYEDAEDMENNSDMGSLFGDSDNEQNDDVQRDTEKPKKVNPNKNGNSKVYRSESVFMSSSSDGTVNIWDLRTGTAPILKYGIPSGTPPWCMSSTWSNNGDFIYVGRRNSTVEEFSLKMPHKRDTKANFVPNVSKTLQFPKISGPVTAISTMPNENYLLCGSSDNIRLYDLSLYNPENPTVATKDSKKGQATPFLIVPGHHGGVLSSLYVDETGRFMVSASGNRGWGNASYTDSVLVYEIDF, from the coding sequence ATGAGCATGGAAGATGACTTGTTCAACGTGCCCGACAATGACGACGACATGaatgacgacgacgacgaagaaTTGGACAACGACAATGAAGATAACCGGGTCGACAATCAGGGTGATGATAATAGCGACAACGACAATGAAAACGAAgacgacgacgaagacgaagacgatgaagaagatgaagacgacgacgacgaagatgacgacgacgacgacgacaATGACAACGACCAGGCCAATGATGACGACGCCAACGACGACGCCGACGACTCaaagtttgtggatgcaCAGGAAAATCACGACCTGCCGTCGAAAACTAGTACAGCACCTGAAAAGACCCTGCCCGAGGTCGACGACGCCGACAATGCTGACGAGGACTCCGAGGTACTGTCGGACGATGACGCCGATGTCGACGCCATGGCGGTGGACTCAGATATCCCCGTACGACAGGCACTCATCCAAAAAGCCCAGCAGACCTATGACCTCGAAATAATCCCATCAGTCGCCATGCCCCATGCCTCCCAGTGCCACGCCGTTGCCTTTACCGATGGGCCCAAGTGGATAATCACCGGTGGCGAAGATGGGTTCATACGGAAATACGACTTTATTGCATCGATCGAAGGAAAGTCTCCCTTAACAATGGCCCAGAAACATAATCTCGTGGACTCCGTCACAAAGGCCGGGGTGATCTGTTCCTACTGGGAGAATGAACAGCCGATGACCAAGAATGAGTTGATGGTCATCAATCCTAAGGTCAAGACGTCGGACTTCACGGCCGGAACCATCAGTTACGAGCCTAAAGTCAACCCTGTGTACGCGTTGGAAGTCGAAAGAAATGGATACTGGTGCTTATCAGGGGTGCTATCTGGTGGAATCTCCTTGTACACCATGCGGTACAACGAGGGCAGCTTACACCATTATTTTCGACACGGGGTCAAGAAAACGGCTCCATCGCTCGCGGGAGGCCACAACGATGCCATCTCGTGCTTGAAACTCAACCAGTCTCAGGACCGGCTTCTTTCTGGGTCCTGGGACAAAACCATTCGTGAGTGGGACTTACAGTCCGGTAAGTGCACCACGTTGTTTGCTAGTAGCTCGGGCCAAATTTCCCAGATCCAATTCAGGCCCCATGGGTTGAGTGATTTGATAGTGCTGTACGAGGACGCGGAAGACATGGAAAACAACAGTGACATGGGAAGCTTGTTTGGAGATAGTGACAATGAGCAGAATGACGATGTGCAAAGGGACACGGAAAAGCCCAAGAAGGTAAACCCAAACAAAAATGGCAACAGCAAGGTGTATCGGAGCGAAAGTGTTTTTATGAGCTCGAGCAGCGATGGAACCGTGAATATCTGGGATTTGAGGACCGGTACGGCGCCCATTCTCAAGTACGGGATCCCCAGTGGCACACCTCCGTGGTGTATGAGTTCTACGTGGTCTAATAACGGAGATTTTATCTACGTGGGGAGAAGAAACAGCACTGTGGAAGAGTTTTCGCTCAAAATGCCTCATAAAAGAGATACCAAGGCCAACTTTGTGCCCAACGTGCTGAAAACATTACAGTTCCCCAAGATCTCGGGGCCGGTGACCGCCATCTCGACCATGCCCAATGAAAACTACTTGCTCTGTGGATCGCTGGACAATATTCGATTATACGATCTCAGTCTTTACAACCCAGAAAACCCTACTGTGGCCACAAAAGATTCTAAAAAGGGCCAGGCCACGCCGTTTTTGATTGTTCCGGGTCATCACGGTGGAGTGTTGAGTTCTTTATATGTGGACGAAACCGGCCGGTTTATGGTGAGTGCCAGTGGGAACAGGGGATGGGGAAATGCCAGTTATACCGATTCGGTGCTCGTGTATGAGATTGATTTTTGA